The Alnus glutinosa chromosome 7, dhAlnGlut1.1, whole genome shotgun sequence genome includes a region encoding these proteins:
- the LOC133873352 gene encoding uncharacterized protein LOC133873352, translated as MPSTTDEQTPALWRVRLASAFRTILACTIVASTTLYGPAPVRRLLEYPAFSYVTTILIVSDATLGDALRGCWHALLATAQVMPLSILSLWVIGPARFNVGLAAAAVGVNAFVVAVPESTHLMSKRIAFGQIVIVYVGAVVHGAQTGALMHPIHVASSTALGALASFLAMLFPYPHLACYEVRKTCRLYGENASKRLKTFIDTFSTEDKTTAVDLVSQARSLSKAGAKLLQSITDNQEGMLWERPQMKFLKRNCIDQRENLQHIEIPIKGMEMALTSCISCPVSMVGEELREVLRNLEVHIGQKFKQAEFSMPFDATASERRGEFLDKSLWKFHNISITQEELPVLFFFYCVELLLDDHSPGARILKCDTQNSDTEESSALENQTMGSFNRAWSSLDIIPTNQSLVFAFKCSLSLGLAVLFGLIYTKENGYWSGLTIAISFVTGRQPTFTVANARAQGTTLGSVYGILCCNAFQRFEDLRFMLLLPWIVFTNFLMHSRMYGKAGGISAVIGALLILGRNNYGRPSEFAIARITEACIGLFCFLIVEILLNPARAATLAKTELSRSLEAFQDWINMVPCSSQKNMQATTFLALKEKQNKLKSHVNELEKFIAEAELEPNFWFLPFHASCYGKLLMSLSKMVDLLPFLAYQIEFLSQATEISRVDLKELQGHVNNDLELFKKKVSSLLKCLKKVNSIKTLVVLEKELQKKIISHDIELGKSPNENAFRLLGTNEEEVETIVSPFLQHLNEEVHKIYANEGEDMLKVQTVLCLGGLGFCINSLIRETMEIEKEVKQLVQWENPSSRVNWNEISCKINALCT; from the exons ATGCCATCAACAACGGATGAGCAAACGCCAGCGTTGTGGCGCGTGCGTCTAGCCTCCGCGTTTCGGACCATTCTAGCGTGCACCATAGTCGCCTCCACCACCCTGTACGGTCCTGCCCCCGTTAGGCGCTTACTAGAATATCCAGCTTTTTCATACGTAACGACCATCCTGATCGTGTCGGACGCAACGCTAGGGGATGCCCTGAGAGGTTGCTGGCATGCCCTGCTTGCTACTGCTCAGGTTATGCCACTCTCTATACTCAGCCTGTGGGTGATCGGGCCTGCCCGGTTCAACGTTGGGCTGGCGGCGGCCGCGGTGGGAGTCAATGCATTTGTGGTGGCGGTGCCGGAGTCGACGCACTTGATGTCTAAGCGGATTGCATTTGGGCAGATTGTGATTGTGTACGTGGGTGCTGTCGTTCATGGTGCACAAACTGGAGCTCTCATGCACCCAATTCATGTCGCGTCCAGTACAGCTCTCGGAGCCTTGGCTTCTTTTCTGGCCATGTTGTTTCCCTACCCGCACCTAGCCTGCTACGAG GTAAGGAAAACATGCCGATTATATGGTGAAAATGCTTCTAAGAGGTTAAAGACCTTCATTGACACTTTCTCTACTGAAGACAAAACAACTGCAGTTGATCTAGTTTCTCAAGCAAGGTCCCTTAGTAAAGCAGGAGCCAAACTTCTTCAAAGTATCACAGACAATCAG GAAGGCATGCTATGGGAAAGACCTCAGATGAAATTCTTAAAACGCAATTGCATTGACCAAAGGGAAAATTTACAACACATTGAAATACCAATAAAAGGGATGGAAATGGCCTTAACTTCTTGCATTTCCTGCCCTGTCAGCATGGTGGGtgaagagctcagagaagttttAAGAAATTTGGAAGTACATATAGGCCAAAAATTCAAGCAAGCTGAGTTCTCTATGCCTTTTGATGCAACAGCTTCAGAGAGAAGAGGAGAATTTTTAGACAAGTCACTCTGGAAGTTCCATAACATTTCCATTACCCAAGAAGAGTTGCcagttctcttcttcttctactgtGTGGAACTCCTCTTGGATGATCACTCTCCCGGTGCTCGAATCCTTAAGTGTGACACTCAGAATTCTGACACTGAAGAATCTAGTGCCTTAGAAAATCAAACCATGGGTAGCTTTAATAGGGCCTGGAGCAGTCTTGACATAATACCGACCAACCAGAGTTTAGTTTTTGCTTTCAAGTGTTCACTTTCTCTAGGTCTTGCTGTGCTATTTGGTTTAATATATACCAAAGAAAATGGATATTGGTCAGGACTCACCATTGCCATCAGTTTTGTAACAGGAAGACAACCCACATTTACAGTTGCAAATGCTCGAGCACAAGGCACAACATTGGGATCGGTCTATGGAATCCTATGCTGCAATGCTTTCCAAAGATTTGAGGATTTAAGGTTCATGCTACTACTACCTTGGATTGTTTTCACCAATTTTCTAATGCATAGCAGAATGTATGGAAAAGCTGGTGGAATTTCAGCAGTTATAGGGGCATTATTAATCTTAGGTAGGAATAACTATGGCCGTCCAAGTGAGTTTGCAATTGCTAGAATCACAGAGGCATGCATTGGATTATTTTGTTTCCTCATCGTAGAGATTCTCTTGAATCCTGCAAGAGCAGCAACTCTGGCAAAAACTGAACTTTCAAGGAGCTTAGAGGCCTTTCAAGATTGGATCAACATGGTTCCTTGTTCCAGCCAGAAGAACATGCAAGCTACAACTTTTCTGGCATtgaaagaaaagcaaaacaagCTGAAAAGTCATGTGAACGAATTAGAAAAGTTCATTGCAGAGGCAGAGTTGGAGCCTAATTTCTGGTTCTTGCCTTTCCATGCGTCTTGTTATGGTAAGCTCCTCATGTCTTTGTCAAAGATGGTGGACCTTCTACCCTTTTTGGCCTATCAAATAGAATTTCTCTCACAAGCAACAGAAATATCTAGAGTTGATCTTAAGGAGCTCCAAGGACACGTGAATAATGATCTAGAGCTATTCAAGAAAAAAGTTAGCTCTTTATTGAAATGCCTCAAAAAGGTGAACTCAATCAAGACCCTTGTAGTACTGGAAAAAGAGTTGCAAAAGAAAATCATTTCTCATGACATTGAACTAGGAAAATCACCAAATGAAAATGCATTTAGGTTGTTGGGCACAAATGAAGAAGAGGTTGAAACCATTGTAAGCCCTTTTCTTCAACACTTGAATGAAGAAGTTCACAAGATTTATGCTAACGAAGGTGAGGACATGCTTAAGGTCCAAACAGTTCTTTGTTTGGGTGGTCTAGGCTTCTGCATCAACAGTTTGATAAGAGAAACAATGGAGATCGAGAAAGAAGTAAAACAACTAGTCCAATGGGAGAATCCCTCAAGCCGTGTAAATTGGAATGAAATTTCTTGTAAAATTAATGCATTGTGTACATAA
- the LOC133873353 gene encoding uncharacterized protein LOC133873353: protein MADESQHLKNLQGQLTQLQAEMVTSGEIARSELQNQRAAVENLTQLVRKLLDERPRSPRAGTESSPHFRNLEQGMSSGGSHQEGTSTGDGIKPKSFRLEFPRFDGEDPETWCCRAEQFFDFYGTPDNQQLSISAFHMDGKALVWFQELKASNTITTWDALVNTMQTRFGRGPYDDPMENLSNLKQDGSLEDYKNQFDILALKVHNLPEAHKLSCFIGGLKADIRLPLRMFHPKNLVEAYSLARIQEECVLNSAKSARPVWKSSQFTHSSRSMSSELPVGPIRGAPWSHSRGTPNTQPQGRVGPCPPRGNQPSQALVPVQKITQAQMEDRRKRGLCYYCDAKWTRGHVCSTPKLFLLEAVEKEDEPPGKTPEPAEEDPGDFVMEEFPKISLNAITGTPSPKTMRIIGIIKYGKAIILIDSGSTHNFVDTKLAATLGIHPWQHDGIIVQVANGQEISSPGRCRAVEVKLQGLVFQTDFFFIPLAGCDAVLGIQWLRTLGPILWDFTALTMAFTFGGERCLLQGLQQGPSLSLEDSESFKLSKHEKKGVLLQLVGPAPQAPHRSFTSEPSILPGPISSILTDFADVFQDPQGLPPHHAHDHSIPLQEGAQPVSVRPYRYPYYQKEEIEKIVQELLDSGVIRPSHNPFSSPVLLVRKADGTWRMCMDYRALNQVTIKDKFPIPVVDELLDELWGAKVFSKLDLRSGYHQIRVAEADIPKTAFRTHTGHYEFLVMPFGLTNAPSTFQSLMNHIFQPYLRRFILVFFDDILIYSKDLDSHLTHLTQTLDLLRQNQLFAKMSKCRFGCSEIEYLGHIVSAMGVCADPGKIRAMVDWPFPRTLKALRGLLSLTWYYRKFIKGYGSIAAPLTDMLRKNSFSWSEPAKAAFQALKEAVTHAPVLALPDFTQPFLIECDASGRGIGAVLMQGSRPIAFFSKALKGKALHMSTYEKELFALVLAIQKWRPYLLGQSFVVKTDQQSLKFLLEQKVGTPFQQKWISKLGYDFVVEYKKGVENRVEDALSRKEGWEEEDPSLSMLTIPVAS, encoded by the coding sequence ATGGCTGATGAATCCCAGCATTTGAAGAACTTGCAAGGGCAACTCACCCAATTGCAGGCTGAGATGGTTACTAGTGGGGAGATCGCGCGGTCTGAATTGCAGAATCAACGGGCGGCTGTGGAGAATTTAACCCAACTGGTCCGGAAGCTGTTGGATGAGCGACCGCGTTCACCCAGGGCAGGGACGGAGTCCAGTCCGCATTTCCGCAATTTGGAGCAAGGAATGAGCAGTGGAGGTTCCCACCAGGAGGGGACTAGTACCGGCGATGGAATCAAACCGAAGTCCTTTCGGTTGGAGTTTCCGCGCTTTGATGGTGAAGACCCGGAGACTTGGTGCTGTCGTGCAGAGCAGTTCTTCGACTTCTATGGCACTCCCGACAACCAGCAGCTCTCGATCTCTGCTTTCCACATGGACGGTAAGGCCCTTGTCTGGTTCCAAGAACTTAAGGCAAGCAACACTATTACCACCTGGGACGCCCTTGTGAACACTATGCAAACCCGATTCGGTCGGGGTCCTTATGATGACCCCATGGAAAATCTTTCCAACCTGAAACAGGATGGGTCGTTGGAGGATTATAAGAACCAGTTTGATATACTGGCTCTTAAGGTCCACAACCTCCCAGAAGCTCACAAGCTGAGTTGTTTCATAGGTGGGTTAAAGGCGGATATCCGCTTACCCCTACGGATGTTTCATCCAAAGAATTTGGTGGAAGCCTATTCACTTGCCCGAATTCAGGAGGAGTGTGTGCTCAACTCTGCTAAGAGTGCACGCCCTGTCTGGAAATCCTCGCAGTTTACCCACTCATCGCGGAGCATGAGTTCTGAATTACCGGTTGGTCCGATCAGGGGAGCTCCCTGGTCGCACTCCCGAGGCACCCCAAACACTCAGCCTCAGGGCCGCGTTGGTCCTTGTCCTCCGCGGGGCAACCAGCCGAGTCAGGCTCTTGTCCCTGTCCAGAAGATCACGCAGGCCCAGATGGAGGACCGCCGCAAGCGGGGACTCTGTTACTATTGTGATGCAAAATGGACCCGAGGACATGTGTGCTCCACTCCTAAGTTATTTCTACTGGAAGCAGTGGAGAAGGAAGACGAGCCCCCTGGGAAAACACCCGAGCCTGCAGAAGAAGATCCGGGCGATTTTGTCATGGAAGAGTTCCCGAAGATCTCGCTAAACGCCATTACTGGAACGCCTAGCCCTAAAACCATGCGAATCATTGGCATTATCAAGTACGGCAAGGCCATCATCCTGATTGATTCAGGCAGCACCCACAACTTTGTGGATACGAAGTTGGCTGCTACCTTGGGCATCCATCCGTGGCAGCATGACGGTATCATAGTTCAGGTCGCTAACGGGCAGGAAATCTCCAGTCCAGGTCGCTGTAGGGCTGTCGAAGTTAAGCTTCAGGGCCTGGTCTTCCAGACTGATTTTTTCTTCATTCCCCTGGCCGGATGTGATGCTGTTCTTGGCATCCAGTGGCTGCGGACCCTAGGGCCCATTCTTTGGGACTTCACAGCTCTTACAATGGCCTTCACGTTTGGAGGAGAACGATGTCTGCTTCAGGGCTTACAACAGGGCCCCAGCCTGAGTCTGGAAGATAGTGAATCCTTCAAGCTCTCCAAACATGAGAAGAAAGGAGTTCTCCTACAGTTGGTGGGACCAGCCCCACAAGCTCCCCATCGGTCCTTCACTTCGGAACCCTCCATCCTGCCAGGCCCCATTTCTTCGATCCTCACGGATTTTGCGGATGTCTTCCAAGATCCGCAGGGCCTTCCCCCTCACCATGCCCACGACCATTCGATTCCCTTGCAAGAGGGCGCACAGCCGGTCTCCGTCCGACCTTACCGGTACCCGTACTATCAAAAAGAGGAGATTGAAAAGATAGTGCAAGAACTCTTGGACTCGGGTGTTATTCGCCCCAGCCACAACCCCTTCTCCTCCCCGGTCTTGCTCGTGCGAAAGGCGGATGGCACTTGGCGGATGTGCATGGACTACCGGGCCCTAAATCAGGTGACTATCAAGGACAAGTTTCCTATCCCTGTGGTGGATGAGCTATTGGATGAACTATGGGGTGCTAAGGTATTCTCTAAGCTGGACTTAAGGTCTGGATACCACCAAATCAGGGTGGCTGAGGCTGATATCCCTAAGACAGCCTTTAGGACTCATACAGGCCACTATGAGTTCCTGGTAATGCCCTTCGGGCTAACCAACGCTCCATCTACATTCCAAAGTCTAATGAACCATATCTTCCAACCCTACCTAAGGAGGTTCATCTTGGTCTTCTTTGATGACATCCTGATTTATAGTAAGGACTTGGactctcatctcactcatcTCACCCAAACACTAGACCTCCTACGGCAAAACCAACTCTTTGCTAAAATGTCCAAGTGCCGGTTTGGGTGTTCGGAAATTGAGTACTTGGGACACATAGTTTCTGCCATGGGGGTTTGTGCAGACCCGGGTAAGATAAGAGCTATGGTGGACTGGCCATTTCCTAGAACCCTTAAGGCTTTACGGGGCCTCTTGAGTTTGACATGGTATTATAGGAAGTTTATTAAGGGTTATGGCTCCATTGCTGCACCCCTCACGGATATGCTCAGAAAGAACTCCTTCTCCTGGTCTGAACCGGCTAAGGCAGCCTTCCAAGCCCTCAAGGAGGCTGTTACACACGCCCCGGTATTGGCCTTGCCCGACTTCACTCAGCCCTTCCTTATCGAGTGTGATGCCAGTGGCAGAGGGATTGGGGCTGTACTGATGCAGGGCAGCCGCCCCATCGCCTTCTTCAGCAAGGCCCTTAAGGGTAAAGCTCTACACATGTCTACCTACGAAAAGGAATTATTTGCCTTGGTCTTGGCAATTCAGAAGTGGAGGCCCTATTTATTGGGCCAGTCCTTCGTGGTTAAAACTGACCAACAGAGCCTTAAGTTCCTGTTGGAGCAAAAGGTGGGGACCCCGTTCCAGCAGAAATGGATTTCGAAACTCGGGTATGATTTTGTGGTAGAATACAAAAAGGGGGTGGAAAATAGGGTGGAGGATGCCCTATCCAGGAAAGAGGGATGGGAGGAGGAGGATCCATCCCTATCCATGCTGACTATTCCCGTGGCCAGCTAG